GTCTTCTTGGGTGAAGACATGGCCCGGCCCAAGGCCTTCAGCGAACACACCAGTCAGCTGGTGGACGAGGACGTCAAGCGCATTCTGAACCATGCCTTTGAGCGTGCCCGCGATCTTGTGACCGAGTACAAGGCCGCCATGCACGAGGTTGCTGAGGCCCTGCTGACCCAGGAACTGATCACTGGCGACGTGGTGCGTGACGCGGTGGCAAAGATTTCCAACCCGCAGATGCCGATGCCGCAGACGACTGCTTAAGCTTCCTCTGCAACTGAAATCCCCCGCCGAGTCGCGGGGGTTTTTCTGTGGGCCTTGCCTATGGCCTAGGCTTTAAGGTTCGGCAGGTAGAACAGTAAATCCAGCGACGGCGGTTTAATTCCCTGCGTCCGCAGCAGCGCGGCGATCTGAGCGGTATGCCTGACCTCGTGCAGCATGACGTGCCACAGCAGGCCATCCAGCTTGAAGTGTTCCTCGGGACTGTCCTCTACCACGCGCTCCAGATCGGTGTCGGTCAGGGTCGCCAGGTAATCCAGCGTGCTCTGCTCCACCGCCCGCCAGTAGTCCAGCAGATCTGAAAGGAGAAATCGGGCGAAGACCGGGCCATTACCCGCGTTTTTGATGGCAGGAAAGGCGTCCTCGACAGGCGTGTCCTGCAAAATCGTGTAGTGCAGCCAGCCGTCTTCCACGCCTGCGGTGTGGGCGACCAGATCCTTGATGCAGTGAAAGCGCTCGCCGTCCAGCAGCGGACGCGAAAGGACCTCATCAGGCACGCTTTCCAGCGTGGCCCATAAATCGCGGCGAGCGCGCATCAGGTAGTCGTAGGTTTC
This sequence is a window from Deinococcus humi. Protein-coding genes within it:
- a CDS encoding DinB family protein, producing the protein MNIPETYDYLMRARRDLWATLESVPDEVLSRPLLDGERFHCIKDLVAHTAGVEDGWLHYTILQDTPVEDAFPAIKNAGNGPVFARFLLSDLLDYWRAVEQSTLDYLATLTDTDLERVVEDSPEEHFKLDGLLWHVMLHEVRHTAQIAALLRTQGIKPPSLDLLFYLPNLKA